Within Oreochromis niloticus isolate F11D_XX linkage group LG2, O_niloticus_UMD_NMBU, whole genome shotgun sequence, the genomic segment actagcagaaatttaattctataagttgaataaatatttcaaacaggattatttgaatttgaaataatggttaaaagtcataaataaatataaggtcattatgttaaaatgtagtGTATTATGAGAGGTGGTCGCACCTGACGTTATCTGTAATCACGCCTCgccaccttaaagtctgtgctctctctgctgttgtgttatgTGTCagactgtgtgctgtgtgtacatttcctaaccgtagggtctAGAACTGTCATTTTTAGACTGTTTTGTTGCGAAGAGATGGGTGAATCTTTAagtgttgtttatatttaaaatatgaattattaaacatatatGACTTAGAcaattggctggctgggaagtcGCGCATGCCCGGATATACGACTTGAATGtttcagtcctcacagaggattggctgcctggggacttGGCAGCCGATTTAGTAGGAATGTGTAACTTAGCAGGATTTTCGGAAAATTAATATTACCAGCTGAAAATAAGTTAACCGCTGGTAAACTTTGCTCAAAAGTATTTGTTGCTCTACTAAGGCAAATTAAAGAGAGGTTACTTCAAAAGATTATTTGTTCTTCAACTGTGAAAAATTAGCAGAAAATTTATAACGTTACAAAGGAACTACCAGCAGATACACAAAGTTAAGGCAAAAATGAGATGACTagcaatgtttaaaaatagggacaaacagaaaaagtacAAATGACAGAACTGTTGTAATACAGCAGAAATGTTCATATGTAGCACAAACCTAAAAACTTTGAAGAAATGGTGTAACAGTATAACTTAATATTCAGTAATATAATAGTAACACATAGTAGAAATGCAACATAGGAGctgaaatactataatttagcagaaaagtgATAATTTTAGCGAGGTTAAAGAGAGGTTTCCTCAAACGATTATTTGTTCTTCAACTGTGAAAAATTAGGAGAAAATTTAGAACGTTACAAAGGAACTACCAGCAGATACACAAAGTTAAGGCAAAAATGAGATGCCTagcaatgtttaaaaatagGGACAAACACCAATACACCAATTATCACCAATAccaaaaagtagcagaaatactatgatttggtagaaatcctataattcagcagaaatactattattaagcagaaatactatatttagcataaatcttataaaatagcagaaatagtatgatttaacagaattgtaataacttaaatagaaaaattggaaaagcaaaatggacagctgaaaaaatgctgatggTAAGGGTCGCTCAAATGTGCTTGTTGAAAGGTAAAAAATtgacaagaaaagaaagaaataacagccagcagatacacacaattacaattatggACACAAATGGAAAcgcaaatgtacagagagagagacacacaggatgtAATcgagtcaaccagtctaaatataatcaATTTGAATCCTACAATGACATGCTGCCATAAaaagggtctctctctctcacacacacagcagcagcagcagcaagtgaacaaacaggggctgtgcatactgtgtttcctgtatgtctctaggtcagtcaagcagcctggagctgctgaatttgaatccaccaatcagagaggctgtgtactttttcccgccaaaactggtgcaccaagtgcaggcttttacacacgcagcacagagacagaaaggatttttgcagtttatttctcatagtgaggattcccctcaaacaaatggctataatttcctaaccgtaggggctagaacggtcattcttacaccgttttgttcagaagagatgggggaatcttacagtgttgacaatttatcattaaaatatgaattatcgaagatatttgacttctaccATACTGATAGAGGCGACGCGAAAACTGCCCTGACTTGCCCTCGAAcgacgctttctaactctaaatctgtTTGGAgcatcgatatcattctttcaccgtaagagacagcaggctttggtgaacagtttTTGGGGTTACAAAACattgtgtaactcaaaaactaggtggactagaagcataattcttgtactgggtgaatcagcggactttggtgtactttgactgcgattttcattgctctttgtacatccgtcgctgagatatgacgagagaagaatgggcagacctcagatatgattggctggctgggaagccgtgcaggccctgatttgtaaatttgaatgtctcagtcctcacagaggattggctgcctggggagctggcagaaatatatagaaatagtatgattaagcataaatactacatttagcagaaatactatattaagcacaaatcctataataagcagaagtactatattaagcaatataaatatcctataaaaatcctatgatctggtagaaaaactataattaatcagaaatactatatttggcagaaatactatatttagcacaaatcttataaaatagcagaaatagtatgacaatagtaataacttaaacagaaaaattggaaaagctgaacatgctaagggtccctcaaatataaaaaaaactattacagccacacaatcacaaatatggacacatatggaaacacacatgcacagagagacatacacacaagatccaattcagtcaaccagtctaaatatattgaatttgaatcttacaatgattcaacacacacacacacacacacacacacacacacacacacacacagggagagagaagcaagtttctagctcagtcaagcagcttGGGAGCTgttgaatttgaatccaccaatcagagagcctgtgtactttttcccgccaaaacaggtgcacgcagcacagagagacacaggatttttgcagtctatttctcatagtgaggactcccctcaaacaaatgaccataatttcctaaccgtaggggctagaatggtcattcttacaccgtttcgttcagaagagatgggggaatcttcaagtgttgacaatttatcattaaaatatgaattattaaagatatttgacttgtaatgcaccataactgggtagaggcaaagcaaaaactgtcttgacctgccctcaaacaatgctttctaactctaaatatatttggagtatcgatatcattctttcaccataagagacagcaggctttggtgaacagtcatggaaattttcaggtctctgtggaaatcccaaaaaaagatatgacaagagaaaaaagttgttcatttccagagtttgaaatctgaagaaatctgagcgagggacaaatttcctaccctcaaacaagtctaactcatttcagaacggtaataggtgagaaaaaaattcttgaattgtgagcgtcaggagtgtctgaagatatacggggacaagcctcatgttttaacttcgcttcgttaaggagatatgacgattcgaatatgcctctcattacagaaatcaagcgatgattttgaacaaactctccattgactttctatggagagttttcagactttgtgttggtctgaggagatttgccaaaattctataaatctcacaacaatgatggtgacattttctgaaagccagcaaaaatacctacgttttgatctataatttgtggaagttgagtgaaaattgagcaagtagcaagaagttgttcggacatgaagagaagactgcgaaacctacagtggcacactggaagccaagtgcatagcaaccataacaacacatgtattttctgaaaaatcacaattttgcaactcaaaactttaagagggataagatgaaaacggtaacagatatgaaaaagctgaatcagacatgaatagcccaataatttgtgaacattttaaagtttgaatggttgttctacgtgaaagtaggaaaaagtagttaagtttcaaaaacaagcaagttttagcagaattgcagaagtttcccattcatttcaatgggacaaattaaaggaaaaaagcttaatattttaaaaagtataacagtaaaaaataccaaaagtcatagcacccattagcagaaatagcagaatagtttaaaatttgaacggtgaaaatcggctgaaaattgtggaagtagttaagtgccaaaaaacgtacaaaaagtggcaactggaataataataaagaagaaagagaaacaggaaaacaatagtgtggatgccttaaagcatccacacaataataataataataagaataataaatccgacgaatagtaatatgtgtgcctcttggcataggcacacataataataataataaatccgaggaatagtaatatgtgtgcctcttgtcataggcacacataataagacAGAGAAAAGCAGCAGACATTCTTGATAAGACTACGCTAGTTTTCTTGCAGCTTAGATGTGTATCCAAATATATATGTACAGAACTACAACAGAACTTCAGCACATAAAAGCGTATTATCTGTAAGATGTAAAAATCCCGTAATTAGATTGTTTCATACCAAGCAATGCTAAGTAGCTCTAATCCCGCCCAAAAGCCTTGACAGCTGTGTAGATCTGCTGCTCCTCTGCTGCATTCACACCCTTTGTTGTGCAAATATCAACTTTCATCACGGCAAagacaacagcagaaaacatctgTGTGTCCTTAATCCGGGAAAAGTCctaaatgaaaaatattagaaaatatcaaaacttttaaccttttaattttattaaaagttcatatttatTAGAATAATGTTACCATTAAGTACCTCTTGTGTTTTCTGatcattaatatttttctgCAGGACAGGAGCTTGATGATAGTACAGAAAGATAAAATTTAATTAAGAATTAAATatctaataatttatttttgtttatagcAGACTGTGAGTAAGTTCAATTACCTTTGTGATGAtcactgttgtttttcttggttATGTAAATGAGGACAGCAGTAATAAAGAGACTTATACAcatgacagcactgagcagaaAAACAACTGTACTGGCTGTCTGTGACCACACACTGCTTTCTGGAACAATAATAAAAGTGAGAAAACGAagttatgtgtatatatatatatatatatgtatattatctgatttattaatatttacTTACAAATATTATATGCATTAATTTAAGAATCATTGGGACAGATACCTTGAGTATCCAGTGTAGTTCCTTTTCCCGATAATATCTCCCCACATGTGGCCACAGCACAGTAGTAAGTCCCAGCATCAGTGGAGCTGACATTCTTAGAGAAGCGATAAACACATCTTTTCTGATGGTCAGATCTTTTCTCACATTTATCAGTTCTATTTTCATGAGTGTAGAGGATGTTTGGATGAGATTTATTAGATCCAGCTCTGAACCACAAAACATTATCATCTCCTGGACATGTCTTGTTCTCAGAATCAGAGAGGACTGAACACTGTAGATTTGCCGTGGTTCCTGGACACACTGGTTTTGATTCTATCGGCTGCTGTACGACAATATAGTTTGATGTCCTTTCAGTGTTTCCTGCGAAATATAAAATTTATTACAAAGACATTCTTCAAAAAAATACTCTGACACATTAAAAAGTTTGTAAAAGTTGGTCTGTTTATTACCTTTAACTAACAAATATGTTCCACTCCATTCAAGATTATGCCATGCTGTCATTCCACAATGATAAATTCCCTCATCCTCTTGGACCGTCTCCAAAATAGTCAGTTTGCTAAAATTGTTTGCATTCTTTGCAGAAAATCTTGATTTCAAAGATGCAGAATCATACACAGGTTCTCTATCTCGATATAGTGTCATGATTAATTTAAGTGTATCCCCAACACTCTGCCTGTACCAGTATACTTTACTGCTGATGTCTTTGGATATATCACATTTTAAGGTTGCTGGTTCACCAAGCTGAACCATTTTCACTGGAACCAGAGAATCTGagttaaaacaaaatgaagaaaaacaaaattttgTTTTAGATGAATATCTTAAAAGTATTATTAACATAATTATTGATAAATCCTGACAAATCTATTCAACATAAATGATCAGGATTAAGATTTATGGACAGAAGAAATTAGCACTTACTTCCATGATGAAGAAGAAGTAATATCATCCATAACACCATCATCTTGACACTGCTCCTTCTCGGGGTTTTTCAGTAAGTTAAGTTGGTGAAAGGAGCATGTTGGGTTGGGCCATAAAAGAAATCTGATTGGTTAACACGGAAGAGACTCAAAAGTAAACTTCCTGTCACTCTGGTCTCATTttgagctttttaaaaacacatcttcTCTTTTCATCTTCTGTTGCAAGGTTTCACGTTGTTCACTTTTTATGTTTGACTGTCTCTgattgattttaattttaaatcttaagcacagaaacagcaaatGGCAATTCTGCTCTTGGTTGCGATATGCACTGCAAGAAATACCTCAAATACATCAAACTCTGCACTTCAGAGGAAATTTGCAAGCAGAATGTTTCATTGCTAAGAGGTCATAACATCTTGTTTTCAGAAGACGTGAACAGCAACCTGAAACAATGCTGCATGGTTTTACTTCttcagaaaacagaacaaatgaGTATTTTACTATTTATTCATATAGGAAACTACCTAGAAGCAGATATTTCACCAAAAGTCACCCACATTAACCACATGTCCAGAATAAGAGCAACATTTTAGTTGTGACTGTCAGTGGACTGAAAGTAGCTATTACTCTAACAGAGCAATCAAAGTGCTTTTTTACTGCAAGCCAATCCAATCCATCCAATCATACAAACATTCATACAAGCTCTTTTCCCAACACCTAAGCAGCATGATCAACATTTGTGGACACATTCACATTGGGAGAAACCAGGGGGGCAGTATCTTCATGAAAAATGATTCAACATGCAAAATAGATTAGCTGGGGAATGAATTACTAAGCTTTTGATCGGTAGAAGACTcacttttttcctgagccacagccaccccaatCTGAGGATTGTCTCATTCAAAATAAGGAGACTTTATTATTTCAGGACAGGGTAGTAATAAGGAAATGTTGCagaaatatataaagcataagTCCCAGCATATATCATGGCTGAGCACTGGGGGTCGGTGTGCATCTGTGAGGAGACTCACAAGAGACTGAGATGCTTATAAAGCTGACTCTGACTTTCCTCTCACCACTGTGAAATTACTTATGCTATAGGATCATTATTATATGCATGCATTTATTATGTGGAAACACAGGCAGCAGAAGCAAGTATAGGAACAAATTATCCTGCAGTTGATCATCTCAGCACATAGGTTTTCTTCACCTTAGGCAGTGTAGAAGATTCAGACTTTAATGTCAAGAAACTTTTATGAAACAATTATGAAAAGGATTCAGATCATTAGAAGGGGACAGTCAACTCCTACGCTGTTgagtttgaaaataaaacaaaatcaatgTCATCAGTGTCTTGGGACAACATTTTCACATTAGTAGATATGAGAAATCACTTGGTTGACCAGATGTTTTAAGTTGAACCAGTTATTTTATAAAATACACCCACTTGATATGAAACTGTATATTTTAATCTGGTCCAAtcgttttttaaatgtattaaaaagaTATTGAGCATCTTTCTCTTTGCCTCTTTGCACTTGGCTACAAACAGCCCCAGAGGTCACTGCTTGATGAAGACATAAGAagccacatcatctgcaaaaagcacagacaaaatccaaaaaacattgaaacaaaaaCCTTCTGCCTCTTGTCTGCCTTTAGAAATTATGTCCTTAAAATTATGAAAAGACTCATTGACAGAGGGCGAGCTGTAAATGATCTGGCCTGAAAACTGTCTTGATATCACACATTCTCAATGCACCCAACCCAGGCCAAGTACTATGAAGTCATGTTTAATGAAAGAGTACAGATGAAAGTCAGAACCCGCACCCACACCCAGAggttatacagggagtgcagaattattaggcaagttgtatttttgaggaataattttattattgaacaacaaccatgttctcaatgaacccaaaaaactcattaatatcaaagctgaatatttttggaagtagtttttagtttgtttttagttttagctattttagggggatatctgtgtgcaggtgactattactgtgcataattattaggcaacttaacaaaaaacaaatatatacccatttcaattatttatttttaccagtgaaaccaatataacatctccacattcacaaatatacatttctgacattcaaaaacaaaacaaaaacaaatcagcgaccaatatagccacctttctttgcaaggacactcaaaagcctgccatccatggattctgtcagtgttttgatctgttcaccatcaacattgcgtgcagcagcaaccacagcctcccagacactgttcagagaggtgtactgttttccctccttgtaaatctcacatttgatgatggaccacaggttctcaatggggttcagatcaggtgaacaaggaggccatgtcattagtttttcttcttttataccctttcttgccagccacgctgtggagtacttggacgcgtgtgatggagcattgtcctgcatgaaaatcatgtttttcttgaaggatgcagacttcttcctgtaccactgcttgaagaaggtgtcttccagaaactggcagtaggactgggagttgagcttgactccatcctcaacccgaaaaggccccacaagctcatctttgatgataccagcccaaaccagtactccaccttcaccttgctggcgtctgagtcggactggagctctctgccctttaccaatccagccacgggcccatccatctggcccatcaagactcactctcatttcatcagtccataaaaccttagcaaaatcagtcttgagatatttcttggcccagtcttgacgtttcagcttgtgtgtcttgttcagtggtggtcgtctttcagcctttcttaccttggccatgtctctgagtattgcacaccttgtgcttttgggcactccagtgatgttgcagctctgaaatatggccaaactggtggcaagtggcatcttggcagctgcacgcttgacttttctcagttcatgggcagttattttgcgccttggtttttccacacgcttcttgcgaccctgttgactattttgaatgaaacgcttgattgttcgatgatcacgcttcagaagctttgcaattttaagactgctgcatccctctgcaagatatctcactatttttgacttttctgagcctgtcaagtccttcttttgacccattttgccaaaggaaaggaagttgcctaataattatgcacacctgatatagggtgttgatgtcattagaccacaccccttctcattacagagatgcacttcacctaatatgcttaattggtagtaggctttcgagcctatacagcttggagtgagacaacatgcatgaagaggatgtggacaaaatactcatttgcctaataattctgcactccctgtatgtacACGGTCTTGTACCttcaactttttcttttttcagtttttattttatttttttgatccATGTCAAATCTTTTTCTGCTCATGATTCACCCTGTAGCTTGTAAGTTTGGTTCAAGGCTTAAAATTCTTTATGTAACGATATTCTGAAATGTCACATGAATGAGGAATTCACTTCTGAAACCAGAGCCCTTAAAGTGGGTGGTCACCGTTTCTGTCTACAATTCAGCCCAAGCGGCCTGTGTTTATCTCAGTAATGAACTGATAACTCAACAGCAGTTAAGATGATGTTGTTGAGTTGTAATTGACAAGTCAGTAGTCAGTGAGAGGGCACCCTATCATGGTACCATACTGGAATTCACTGAGATACTGAGAACAACCTAttgtttcacaaatgtttgtagaagaaATCCACatgcctaggtgcttgattttatacagatgtaactcaggtggtagagcgggTCACCctactaactggaaggttggaGGTTTGATCccagtctgctccagtctgcattcCAACCCCATGTTGCCCCATTGCATTGGTGAATGCATCCATCTCCAATGGATTGTATGAATGCTAGTAGTAAGCACTTAGAAACAGcatagagtaaaaaaaaaaagtgcttgtaaagcgctttgagtgctcagagtagaaaaacactatataagaaccagtccatttgcCATCTGGCTATGAAAGCGATTGGATGAATACCTGATTGAGTGAATATCTTCGGCAGTATAGTGTACATAAACATAGACTTACATTCGTTTATGTAACAGAACTGATAACTCACTGGAAAACAAGGGGGTTAAACCTAAGAAAGCTGTCTAAGGTGCTTCTAAGGCCACTTTTTTACGCCTGGCTGCAGCAATGATGTTAAGAAACCAAGGATCTACTATCCACTTTCACACTGTTTGTCTTTAAGCAGTCATTAGTTCCGGGAAAATCCACCTGTTAGCTAtactgtttgggtttgtaaaGCACCTTATAAATGAGGACTGTCAGGGGTGGCCCATAGGGTCCGGGGGAAGATGCATATTTTTGAacttttaactgtatatttATGTTTTAGAGCTTTTCCTGCTGATAAAGACTTCCCCACTGCCATTCAAGCCAcacaaaagtagttaaaaaataaacaattaaattatagaaaagttcctgtttttcattGTCTGCTATAgaaatttcagtttaaaaaaaaaaaagaattttaaacaAGTAACTGGTACTTGTTTTTATAAACATGGGGCAGTCTGGGCAATGAGCTACCAGAAcgttttctgtaattttacacatttgtcatgtagaaaaactgaggtGGACTGTTGAAattatgctttttaaaaaatgttatattAATATATCTCTGGGATTAAACGTGTAGTTAAACGTCTtgtgaaactcccctttctgtgGCCCTCATTTCTTGGATATTCTGAACTCCAGATGCTCAGAAAATCTTTTTCATACCAAGTGTCTTAAAATTGTGGTCCTCAACATGGTCCTCTCATACTGCATTGTATTATCAAGAGAACTGTTTCTGTTATATAGTCCACTCTCTTTAGAATAGAAACTCCTGTTGCTATAATGCAATAAGCCCCACATACTGCAGCCTCCATAATTCCAGTGCAGTTTAATGTCAATCAGCTTTGAAAAACTAAATATTACAGCTTTCATAAATGTATGATTTATTacattcttctttttctgcatgCAAATTAGTCTGGTTAATGATAAGAGTTTCAATGAATGCTGACATCTTGGTTCGGATATTGTATTTTGGTAAAACATACTAAATACCAAACTAATTCCTACAAATTGTGGAGCACAAACGTTGTAGAAGCTCCCCCTCTAGCATCCAGTGTTTTGTAACTGTGCTCCCTCCCTCTGTATGTGTTGCAGAGGAGCAGTTTATCAATGATGGGAACCTTGTGGAAGCCCGTGAAGCTGCTGAGGAGGATCTGCTGATCGTTCACACCAAACGCTACCTCAACAGATTAAAGGTAGCCTTGCTTGCTTTATCTCACCCATAGTGCAGCATGTATCACTTTGACTGGCATCATTTTTCTTCCATCTTTCCTGCTGTAACACATGAATTTAATCAAATTCATTTGACATGGAGTGTCACCTCACTGGAGAGGATGAAGTCTGAACCTGTATGCGAGGTCAAGACATTGTGACTATGATGTAATCGGGCTCACCTCCACGCATGGCTTGGATTCTGAGACGAATCTCCTGAACATGTTTTAAACTTTATACAAAACTGGAGTTACCTGCAGTGAGAGGTTGCAGACAGGGCTGGGTACACTTGCGTTCCTATGACTCGGTGCTGGtatgttgggggttttttttcccttgttgtATGAGAGTGCTGCTcccctacactgtaaaatataacttgttgtttcaacttaaaaatatgaggtaaagggctgccttaaaattttaagttaagtcaagaaatagagtttgttcttataacacaaccaattgttatcttaatgaaaagttacatgttgtctaaactttcgtcttagtttagttgactgagatttgttagtcagttcaactcctttaattgtcatctttacttgggaaaaccctttcagctaaattaaaataatctattgtttaaa encodes:
- the LOC102078017 gene encoding signal-regulatory protein beta-2 isoform X1, coding for MMVLWMILLLLHHGNSLVPVKMVQLGEPATLKCDISKDISSKVYWYRQSVGDTLKLIMTLYRDREPVYDSASLKSRFSAKNANNFSKLTILETVQEDEGIYHCGMTAWHNLEWSGTYLLVKGNTERTSNYIVVQQPIESKPVCPGTTANLQCSVLSDSENKTCPGDDNVLWFRAGSNKSHPNILYTHENRTDKCEKRSDHQKRCVYRFSKNVSSTDAGTYYCAVATCGEILSGKGTTLDTQESSVWSQTASTVVFLLSAVMCISLFITAVLIYITKKNNSDHHKAPVLQKNINDQKTQEDFSRIKDTQMFSAVVFAVMKVDICTTKGVNAAEEQQIYTAVKAFGRD
- the LOC102078017 gene encoding uncharacterized protein LOC102078017 isoform X2 — its product is MYHCGIDTWIQLEWSGTYLLVKGNTERTSNYIVVQQPIESKPVCPGTTANLQCSVLSDSENKTCPGDDNVLWFRAGSNKSHPNILYTHENRTDKCEKRSDHQKRCVYRFSKNVSSTDAGTYYCAVATCGEILSGKGTTLDTQESSVWSQTASTVVFLLSAVMCISLFITAVLIYITKKNNSDHHKAPVLQKNINDQKTQEDFSRIKDTQMFSAVVFAVMKVDICTTKGVNAAEEQQIYTAVKAFGRD